From the Sphingomonas suaedae genome, one window contains:
- a CDS encoding isoleucine--tRNA ligase — protein sequence MTDTPDSQRAQAPDYRDTVFLPKTDFPMKAGLAAKEPAILERWAKLGVYDRLREQRKGRERFILHDGPPYANGDIHMGHAMNKVLKDIIVRSQSLMGKDAPYVPGWDCHGLPIEWKIEEAYRAKKLNKDEVPAAEFRAECRAYAEKWVAVQREQFERIGIMGDWEDPYLTMKFDAEATIAGELLKFATSGQLYRGAKPVMWSPVEKTALAEAEVEYEDVVSTQIDVAFEIVDAPNAPWLHGVSAVIWTTTPWTIPVNQALAYGEDVEYAVMTVHFETTPGTGDGFNRIAQTDPVLRCLDDGRVLIASKLVGEVQKRIRSSVASAAGNEGYEISFDVSDAFPGSDLAGATARHPMHHLGGFFAKPRPFLPGEFVTTDAGTGLVHMAPDHGEDDFLLCKAHGIDPVFAVDGAGMYRADWAWLGGQGSVINKKFVASDGPICTDLREAGALLAASDDFAHSYPHSWRSKAKIIFRATPQWFIPMDGNKSPSPSGEGLGVGPVSLTETDRPEDRPHPNPSPEGEGLRTPGSAADELPAFAAPAGFGPIVNPTHGNAPTLRNLALDAIERTRWVPARAENRIRSMVEQRPDWVISRQRAWGVPIPLYVHRQSGDYLRDEAVNARILDAFRAGGADAWFGADHQALLGPGYDLADYEVVNDILDVWFDSGSTHSFVIEARYGTGTRANLYLEGSDQHRGWFQSSLLESCGTRGRAPYDAVLTHGFALDGQGRKMSKSLGNVVDPLKIIGESGADILRLWVAQTDYFEDVRIGKEVLAGTSDAYRKIRNTFRYLLGALDGFGDAEKVSVEKMPELELYILHKLGMLDVELRAAAEAFEFNRYARALSDFMNEDLSAFFFDIRKDCLYCDAPGDPKRRAYRTVLDILFHALVRYAAPILAFTAEEVWQARFPSEDGSVHFLEWPELPSLPGDDAVSTEWEDIRRQREAVTEAIEPLRREKTIRSSLEAEVTVPDMLRPAAELAEVFIVADVHQGDGETVRVTRTDHKKCGRCWRLLPEVEADGALCHRCTKVVS from the coding sequence ATGACCGACACACCTGACTCGCAGCGCGCCCAAGCGCCCGACTATCGCGACACCGTCTTCCTGCCGAAGACCGACTTCCCGATGAAGGCGGGCCTCGCCGCCAAGGAACCGGCGATCCTCGAACGCTGGGCCAAGCTCGGCGTCTACGACCGCCTCCGCGAGCAGCGGAAGGGCCGCGAACGCTTCATCCTCCACGATGGCCCGCCCTATGCGAATGGCGACATTCACATGGGCCATGCGATGAACAAGGTCCTCAAGGACATCATCGTTCGCAGCCAGTCGTTGATGGGCAAGGACGCGCCCTATGTCCCCGGCTGGGACTGTCACGGCCTGCCGATCGAGTGGAAGATTGAGGAAGCCTATCGCGCCAAGAAGCTGAACAAGGACGAGGTCCCCGCGGCCGAATTCCGCGCCGAATGCCGTGCCTATGCCGAGAAATGGGTCGCAGTGCAGCGCGAACAGTTCGAGCGGATCGGCATCATGGGCGATTGGGAAGACCCCTATCTCACCATGAAGTTCGACGCCGAGGCGACGATCGCCGGTGAACTGCTCAAATTCGCGACCAGCGGCCAGCTTTATCGCGGGGCCAAACCGGTGATGTGGTCGCCGGTCGAAAAGACCGCGCTGGCCGAGGCCGAGGTCGAATATGAGGACGTCGTCTCGACCCAGATCGACGTCGCGTTCGAGATCGTCGATGCGCCGAATGCGCCATGGCTGCACGGTGTCTCAGCCGTAATCTGGACGACCACGCCTTGGACGATTCCCGTGAACCAAGCCCTCGCTTATGGCGAGGACGTCGAATATGCCGTGATGACCGTCCATTTCGAGACTACGCCCGGTACCGGTGACGGTTTTAATCGGATCGCACAGACCGATCCCGTGCTGCGTTGTCTGGATGATGGACGGGTTCTGATAGCGTCCAAACTTGTGGGTGAGGTTCAGAAGCGCATCCGATCTTCGGTTGCCAGCGCAGCCGGAAATGAAGGCTACGAGATCTCGTTCGACGTCAGCGACGCCTTCCCAGGCTCCGACCTCGCCGGTGCCACCGCCCGACACCCGATGCACCACCTCGGCGGCTTCTTCGCCAAGCCGCGCCCCTTCCTGCCCGGCGAGTTCGTCACCACCGACGCCGGCACCGGGCTCGTCCATATGGCGCCCGATCATGGCGAGGACGATTTCCTGCTGTGCAAGGCGCATGGCATCGACCCGGTGTTCGCGGTCGATGGGGCCGGCATGTACCGCGCCGACTGGGCGTGGCTCGGCGGTCAGGGATCGGTGATCAACAAGAAGTTCGTCGCTTCCGACGGCCCGATCTGCACCGACCTGCGCGAAGCGGGCGCGCTGCTCGCCGCGTCGGATGATTTCGCGCACAGCTATCCGCATAGCTGGCGGTCCAAGGCGAAGATCATCTTCCGCGCCACCCCGCAATGGTTCATCCCGATGGATGGCAATAAAAGCCCCTCCCCTTCAGGGGAGGGGTTGGGGGTGGGGCCTGTCAGTCTCACAGAGACCGACCGCCCAGAGGATAGGCCCCACCCCAACCCCTCCCCTGAAGGGGAGGGGCTAAGAACGCCCGGCTCCGCCGCCGACGAACTCCCCGCCTTCGCCGCGCCTGCAGGCTTCGGCCCGATCGTGAACCCCACCCATGGCAACGCCCCCACCCTCCGCAACCTCGCGCTCGACGCCATCGAGCGGACCCGCTGGGTCCCCGCGCGCGCCGAAAACCGAATTCGCTCGATGGTCGAACAGCGCCCCGACTGGGTCATCTCCCGCCAGCGCGCCTGGGGCGTGCCGATCCCGCTCTATGTCCATCGCCAGAGCGGCGATTACCTCCGCGACGAGGCGGTCAACGCCCGCATCCTCGACGCCTTCCGGGCCGGAGGTGCCGATGCGTGGTTCGGGGCGGATCATCAGGCGTTGCTCGGCCCGGGCTACGACCTCGCCGATTATGAGGTGGTCAACGACATCCTCGACGTGTGGTTCGACTCGGGTTCGACCCACAGCTTCGTGATCGAGGCGCGCTATGGGACAGGCACCCGCGCCAACCTGTATCTCGAAGGGTCCGACCAGCATCGCGGCTGGTTCCAGTCCTCGCTGCTCGAAAGCTGCGGCACCCGCGGCCGCGCGCCCTATGACGCCGTCCTGACCCACGGCTTCGCGCTCGACGGACAGGGACGCAAGATGTCCAAGTCGCTCGGCAACGTCGTCGATCCGCTCAAGATCATCGGTGAGAGCGGCGCCGACATCCTGCGGCTATGGGTCGCGCAGACCGACTATTTCGAGGATGTCCGCATCGGCAAGGAGGTGCTCGCCGGAACCAGCGACGCCTATCGCAAGATCCGCAACACCTTCCGCTACCTGCTCGGCGCACTCGACGGGTTCGGCGATGCCGAGAAGGTCTCGGTCGAGAAGATGCCCGAGCTGGAGCTATACATTCTCCACAAGCTCGGGATGCTGGACGTCGAATTGCGCGCGGCGGCCGAAGCGTTTGAGTTCAATCGCTACGCCCGCGCCTTGTCGGACTTCATGAATGAAGACCTGTCGGCCTTCTTCTTCGATATCCGCAAGGACTGTCTCTATTGCGACGCGCCCGGCGATCCCAAGCGGCGGGCGTACAGAACGGTCCTCGACATCCTGTTCCACGCCCTGGTCCGCTATGCCGCGCCGATCCTCGCCTTTACGGCGGAGGAAGTGTGGCAGGCGCGCTTCCCGTCCGAAGACGGATCGGTCCATTTCCTCGAATGGCCCGAGCTGCCGTCGCTCCCCGGTGACGACGCCGTCTCGACCGAATGGGAGGATATCCGCCGCCAGCGCGAGGCCGTGACCGAGGCGATCGAGCCGCTGCGCCGCGAAAAGACGATCCGCTCCAGCCTCGAGGCAGAAGTGACCGTGCCGGACATGCTGCGCCCCGCTGCCGAACTGGCCGAAGTGTTCATCGTCGCGGACGTCCATCAGGGCGATGGCGAGACGGTGCGCGTGACCCGCACCGACCACAAGAAATGCGGTCGCTGCTGGCGGCTGTTGCCAGAGGTTGAAGCCGATGGCGCGCTGTGCCACCGCTGCACCAAGGTGGTATCATGA
- a CDS encoding bifunctional riboflavin kinase/FAD synthetase has product MERLDGAASVPAQLRGGIVALGNFDGFHRGHQAVVGRAVSRARAEGRPAIVATFDPHPVRHFQPDTPPFRLTTLDQRERLFAAAGADAMLVFQFDGTLASLSARAFAEQRLCGLIGAGGVVTGADFTFGKGRDGNVAVLAQLGAELGFSVDTVAPVSEDDQIISSSRIRDALREGRPRDAAALLTRPFAIEGVVEPGAKLGRDLGYPTANLRLGSYLRPRYGIYAVRGRLSDGTVLDGVANLGIRPTIDPPVELLEPYFFNFSGDLYGQTIEVELIEFLRDEAKYDDLDALKVQIARDCDAAREALRII; this is encoded by the coding sequence ATGGAGCGCCTGGACGGAGCGGCTTCGGTCCCCGCGCAGTTGCGCGGCGGGATCGTCGCGCTGGGGAATTTCGACGGCTTTCACCGCGGCCACCAGGCGGTGGTGGGCCGGGCGGTGAGCCGCGCCCGCGCCGAAGGCCGCCCGGCGATCGTCGCGACCTTCGATCCGCATCCGGTGCGGCATTTCCAGCCCGACACCCCGCCTTTCCGCCTCACCACGCTCGACCAGCGCGAGCGGCTGTTCGCGGCGGCGGGCGCGGACGCGATGCTGGTCTTCCAGTTCGACGGCACGCTCGCCTCCCTTTCGGCGCGCGCATTCGCGGAGCAGCGGCTGTGCGGCCTGATCGGCGCAGGCGGGGTCGTCACCGGCGCGGACTTCACCTTCGGCAAGGGCCGCGACGGTAATGTCGCGGTGCTGGCGCAACTGGGCGCGGAGCTGGGCTTCAGCGTCGATACCGTCGCCCCCGTTTCGGAGGATGACCAGATCATCTCCTCGAGCCGCATCCGCGATGCGCTGCGCGAAGGCCGCCCGCGCGATGCCGCCGCGCTGCTCACCCGCCCCTTCGCAATCGAGGGGGTGGTGGAGCCCGGCGCCAAGCTCGGCCGCGACCTCGGCTACCCCACCGCGAACCTCCGCCTGGGCAGCTATCTGCGCCCGCGCTACGGCATCTATGCGGTGCGCGGACGGCTGTCGGACGGCACTGTCCTCGATGGCGTCGCCAATCTCGGCATTCGCCCGACCATCGACCCGCCGGTCGAGCTGCTCGAACCCTATTTCTTCAACTTTTCGGGCGATCTCTACGGTCAGACCATCGAGGTCGAACTGATCGAATTCCTCCGCGACGAGGCGAAATACGACGATCTCGACGCGCTCAAGGTCCAGATCGCGCGCGATTGCGATGCGGCACGGGAAGCTTTGCGAATTATCTAG
- a CDS encoding TorF family putative porin — protein MRITKPLLGALLLAATATPAFAQDETEAPDAFTITGSATVVSDYRFRGFSQTNEEATIQGGFTVGHESGLYVGTWGSGVGFANGSEIDVFAGFATEVTSGVTFDVGATLYLYPGTADSSIIEPYVAVSGTVGPASLKVGLAWAPEGQDSLGDAGGVYVYSDAAVGIPSTPVKLKAHLGYAKSDSFLGGLDGEVLDYSIGAEVSWKALTLGVSYVNTDETTALGWKDSIGADGAVLFTLGAAF, from the coding sequence ATGCGTATCACCAAGCCACTTCTCGGCGCGCTGCTGCTCGCCGCCACCGCAACGCCCGCGTTCGCGCAGGACGAGACCGAGGCGCCCGACGCCTTCACCATCACCGGCAGCGCGACGGTGGTCAGCGACTATCGTTTCCGCGGCTTCTCGCAGACCAATGAAGAAGCGACCATCCAGGGCGGCTTCACCGTCGGGCATGAGAGCGGCCTTTATGTCGGTACCTGGGGTTCGGGCGTCGGCTTTGCCAACGGGTCGGAAATCGACGTGTTCGCCGGCTTCGCGACCGAAGTCACTTCGGGCGTGACCTTTGACGTCGGCGCGACGCTGTATCTCTATCCCGGCACCGCCGACAGCTCGATCATCGAGCCTTATGTCGCGGTCAGCGGCACGGTTGGGCCGGCATCGCTGAAGGTCGGCCTCGCCTGGGCACCGGAGGGACAGGATTCGCTCGGTGATGCGGGCGGCGTCTATGTCTATTCGGATGCGGCGGTCGGTATCCCGTCGACCCCGGTGAAGCTCAAGGCGCATCTCGGCTATGCCAAGAGCGACAGCTTCCTGGGCGGTCTCGACGGCGAAGTGCTTGACTATTCGATCGGGGCCGAAGTGAGCTGGAAGGCGCTGACGCTGGGCGTTTCCTACGTCAACACCGACGAAACCACCGCGCTCGGCTGGAAGGACTCGATCGGCGCGGACGGCGCCGTGCTGTTCACGCTGGGCGCCGCTTTCTAA
- a CDS encoding DUF3035 domain-containing protein: MRKSVLVAAVCGSATLLASCGGGLLDRKRPDEFAVARQAPLVIPPDFAMRPPQPGAPRPQDAGGPSQQALDALFGGTAPRSASETAAIDAAGGRSAADAGVRSAVGSPDTNVVDKGSTTRDIVAAPEGDGREAQTQVGNAPTPPQN, encoded by the coding sequence ATGCGTAAGTCCGTGCTTGTCGCCGCTGTTTGCGGCTCGGCGACCCTGCTCGCCAGCTGCGGCGGCGGCCTGTTGGACCGCAAGCGTCCCGACGAATTCGCCGTTGCGCGTCAGGCGCCGCTGGTGATCCCGCCCGATTTCGCGATGCGACCGCCCCAGCCCGGCGCCCCGCGCCCGCAGGACGCCGGCGGCCCCTCGCAACAGGCCCTCGACGCCTTGTTCGGCGGCACTGCGCCGCGCAGCGCCTCCGAGACCGCTGCGATCGACGCCGCCGGTGGTCGCAGCGCCGCCGATGCGGGCGTTCGCTCGGCCGTGGGCAGCCCCGACACCAATGTGGTCGACAAGGGCAGCACCACGCGCGACATCGTCGCCGCTCCCGAGGGCGACGGCCGCGAAGCGCAGACCCAGGTCGGAAACGCACCGACCCCGCCGCAGAACTGA
- a CDS encoding class I SAM-dependent methyltransferase, translated as MLAGCDETRPRPQPTPAEEVRFPDADRPVATIVSARWSTEEARDRLNEADTVMNRADIRPGMTVADIGAGEGYYTIRLAQRVGKDGRVLAEDIIPEVRDALAQRVARERLDNVSVRLGEPDDPKLPDNSFDRIFMVHMYHEIEQPYEFLWRMRPSLRKDGLVVVVDANRETQNHGTPPDLLKCEFAAVGYRLVSMRDMPSAGGYLAMFRAEGPRPDPAAIRACPNRGVPSPSAGATPQGDE; from the coding sequence ATGCTGGCCGGGTGCGACGAGACGCGGCCGCGCCCCCAGCCGACCCCGGCGGAGGAGGTCAGATTCCCAGATGCGGACCGCCCGGTCGCCACCATCGTGTCGGCGCGCTGGTCGACCGAGGAGGCGCGCGACCGGCTCAATGAAGCCGACACGGTGATGAACCGTGCGGACATCCGCCCCGGCATGACCGTCGCCGATATCGGCGCGGGCGAGGGCTATTACACGATCCGCCTGGCCCAGCGCGTCGGCAAGGACGGTCGGGTGCTGGCCGAGGACATCATCCCCGAGGTGCGCGATGCACTCGCCCAGCGCGTCGCGCGCGAGCGGCTCGACAATGTCAGCGTGCGCCTCGGCGAACCCGACGACCCCAAGCTGCCCGACAACAGCTTCGACCGGATCTTCATGGTCCATATGTATCATGAGATCGAGCAGCCCTATGAGTTCCTCTGGCGAATGCGCCCATCGCTGCGCAAGGACGGGCTGGTCGTCGTCGTCGATGCCAATCGCGAAACGCAGAATCACGGCACCCCGCCCGACCTGCTGAAATGCGAATTCGCGGCGGTCGGCTATAGGTTGGTGTCGATGCGCGACATGCCCTCGGCGGGCGGCTATCTCGCCATGTTCCGGGCCGAGGGGCCGCGCCCCGATCCCGCCGCGATCCGCGCCTGCCCCAATCGCGGCGTGCCTTCACCCAGCGCTGGCGCGACGCCGCAGGGCGACGAGTAG
- the prfB gene encoding peptide chain release factor 2 has protein sequence MRAEAQAYADKINAALALLRRFIDWDKALRRLDELNARVEDPTLWDNPKAAQDVMRERRRLDESITATRAIERELAETSELIEMAEAEGDEEMAVEGTQGLAALAERAEQDKVKALLSGEADANDTYLEVHSGAGGTESQDWAEMLQRMYTRWAERHGFKVELMDYHAGEQAGIKSATLLIKGENAYGYAKTESGVHRLVRISPYDSSARRHTSFSSVWVYPVIDDSIDIEINESDLKIDTYRASGAGGQHVNTTDSAVRITHVPSGIIVASQQDRSQHKNRATAMGMLKARLYEAELAKREAAALGEYTAKTEIGWGHQIRSYVLQPYQLVKDLRTGVTSTAPSDVLDGALDPFMAAALSQRVTGETVEVEDVD, from the coding sequence ATGCGCGCCGAAGCGCAGGCTTACGCCGACAAGATCAATGCCGCGCTCGCGCTGCTCCGCCGGTTCATCGACTGGGACAAGGCGCTGCGTCGGCTCGACGAACTCAACGCCCGGGTCGAGGACCCGACGCTGTGGGACAACCCCAAGGCCGCGCAGGACGTGATGCGCGAGCGCCGTCGCCTCGACGAATCGATCACTGCGACGCGTGCGATCGAGCGCGAGCTCGCCGAGACCAGCGAGCTGATCGAGATGGCCGAAGCCGAGGGCGACGAAGAGATGGCGGTCGAGGGGACGCAGGGCCTCGCCGCGCTGGCCGAACGCGCCGAGCAGGACAAGGTCAAGGCCCTCCTGTCGGGCGAGGCCGACGCCAACGACACCTATCTCGAAGTCCATTCGGGCGCGGGCGGCACCGAAAGCCAGGACTGGGCCGAAATGCTCCAGCGCATGTACACGCGCTGGGCCGAGCGCCATGGGTTCAAGGTCGAGCTGATGGACTATCACGCCGGCGAGCAGGCGGGAATCAAGTCCGCGACGCTGCTGATCAAGGGCGAGAATGCCTATGGCTATGCCAAGACCGAAAGCGGCGTGCACCGGCTGGTCCGCATCTCGCCCTATGACAGCTCTGCGCGGCGCCACACCAGCTTCTCGTCGGTCTGGGTCTATCCGGTGATCGACGATTCGATCGATATCGAGATCAACGAGAGCGACCTCAAGATCGACACCTATCGCGCGTCGGGTGCGGGCGGACAGCACGTCAACACCACCGATTCGGCGGTGCGCATCACCCACGTGCCCAGCGGCATCATCGTTGCCAGCCAGCAGGACCGCTCGCAGCACAAGAACCGCGCGACCGCGATGGGGATGCTGAAGGCCCGGCTGTACGAGGCCGAACTGGCCAAGCGCGAGGCCGCGGCGCTGGGCGAATATACCGCCAAGACCGAAATCGGCTGGGGCCACCAGATCCGCTCCTACGTCCTCCAGCCCTATCAGCTGGTGAAGGACCTGCGTACCGGGGTGACCTCCACCGCACCGTCGGATGTGCTTGACGGAGCACTCGACCCGTTCATGGCTGCTGCGCTATCACAGCGCGTGACCGGCGAGACGGTCGAGGTGGAGGACGTGGATTGA
- a CDS encoding thymidylate synthase: protein MRQYLHLMERALRDGAVQNDRTGVGTRSVFGHQMRFDLSEGFPLLTTKKLHIRSIFIELLWFLRGDTNVKWLQDRRVSIWDEWADEQGDLGPVYGKQWRDWEAPDGRHIDQIKELIETLKTNPASRRMVVSAWNPGELHAMALAPCHCLFQCHVADGKLSLQLYQRSADIFLGVPFNIASYALLTHMLAQQCDLEVGEFIWTGGDCHLYSNHVEQAELQLSRAPGPLPRLEILRKPPSIDAYEYEDFALHDYVAQPHIKGAVAV from the coding sequence ATGCGGCAATATCTCCACCTGATGGAACGCGCGCTGCGCGACGGCGCGGTGCAGAACGACCGGACCGGCGTCGGCACGCGCAGCGTGTTCGGCCATCAGATGCGCTTCGATCTCAGCGAGGGCTTCCCGCTGCTGACGACCAAGAAGCTGCATATCCGCTCGATCTTCATCGAACTTCTCTGGTTCCTGCGCGGCGACACCAATGTGAAGTGGCTGCAGGACCGCCGGGTCAGCATCTGGGACGAATGGGCCGATGAACAGGGCGATCTCGGCCCGGTATACGGCAAGCAATGGCGCGACTGGGAGGCGCCCGATGGCCGCCATATCGACCAGATCAAGGAGTTGATCGAGACGCTGAAGACCAATCCGGCGTCGCGCCGCATGGTCGTCTCCGCCTGGAACCCGGGCGAACTCCACGCGATGGCGCTCGCGCCGTGCCACTGCCTGTTCCAATGCCATGTCGCGGACGGCAAGCTGTCGCTCCAGCTCTACCAGCGCAGCGCCGACATCTTCCTCGGCGTGCCCTTCAACATCGCCAGCTACGCGCTGCTCACCCATATGCTCGCCCAGCAATGCGATCTCGAGGTCGGCGAGTTCATCTGGACCGGCGGCGATTGCCATCTCTATTCCAACCATGTCGAACAGGCCGAATTGCAGCTGTCGCGGGCACCCGGCCCGCTCCCGCGCCTCGAAATCCTGCGCAAGCCGCCGTCGATCGACGCGTACGAGTATGAGGATTTTGCTCTGCACGACTATGTCGCGCAGCCGCACATCAAGGGCGCGGTGGCGGTCTGA
- a CDS encoding JAB domain-containing protein: MAGESCDPTPDSRFGALANLLAASIAHEPREVAAFAYCTPGGQVLGTLRIVSPCSGSLDLPVRRIVADALLLDAPRVMMAHNHPLGEAWPSRADRETTGRLARAFETIESRLVDHVVVGRSGAMWSFRAAGLL, from the coding sequence ATGGCTGGCGAGTCGTGCGACCCCACCCCGGATTCCCGTTTCGGCGCGCTGGCCAACCTGCTTGCGGCAAGTATCGCGCATGAGCCGCGCGAGGTTGCTGCCTTCGCCTATTGCACGCCCGGCGGACAGGTGCTTGGCACCTTGCGGATCGTGTCGCCGTGCAGCGGATCGCTCGACCTGCCGGTGCGGCGGATCGTTGCCGATGCGCTTCTGCTCGATGCCCCGCGCGTAATGATGGCGCATAACCATCCGCTGGGCGAGGCGTGGCCCAGCCGTGCCGATCGCGAAACCACCGGTCGCCTCGCCCGTGCGTTTGAGACGATCGAGTCGCGGCTGGTCGATCATGTCGTGGTCGGGCGGAGCGGGGCGATGTGGAGCTTTCGCGCCGCGGGATTGCTGTGA
- the lspA gene encoding signal peptidase II: protein MTRNRTIGFILALLIFVADQAMKAWVVEGLGIDAPGKAIEVVSFFDLRFVANIGVSLGLLAAETDTMRWGLVALTAAIAGGVGWWMLKEQNRQDLFALSLVLGGALGNIVDRVRFGYVVDYADLHFGEWRPFLVFNVADAAITIGVLILLIRALFVREKPKAENSGAPVENANA, encoded by the coding sequence ATGACACGCAACCGGACGATCGGCTTCATCCTCGCCCTGCTCATCTTCGTCGCCGATCAGGCGATGAAGGCGTGGGTGGTCGAGGGGCTGGGCATCGATGCGCCGGGCAAGGCGATCGAGGTGGTGTCCTTCTTCGACCTGCGCTTCGTCGCCAATATCGGCGTATCGCTCGGCCTGCTGGCGGCGGAGACCGATACGATGCGCTGGGGGCTGGTCGCGCTCACCGCCGCGATTGCGGGCGGCGTGGGCTGGTGGATGCTCAAGGAGCAGAACCGCCAGGACCTGTTCGCCCTGTCGCTGGTGCTGGGCGGCGCGCTCGGCAATATCGTCGATCGGGTCCGCTTCGGCTATGTCGTCGATTATGCCGATCTGCACTTTGGCGAATGGCGCCCTTTTTTGGTCTTCAATGTCGCCGATGCTGCGATTACCATCGGCGTCCTGATCCTGCTCATCCGGGCGCTGTTCGTGCGTGAGAAACCCAAGGCCGAGAATAGCGGCGCCCCTGTGGAGAATGCCAATGCGTAA
- a CDS encoding dipeptidase codes for MKKWLWGALALIVVAVAAFLILAPGIVERGMNKVVATSLPNVTPETRRLHATLPIADMHEDTLLWKRDLLDRADRGHVDLPRLIDGNVALQVFSSVTKTPKNQNYDANSADTDNITLLTVAQLQPPRTWTSLLERSLYHAQKLDRAAARSGGQLHVIRSPGELDALLAARAAGQKAVGGLLSIEGLHNMEGKLDNLDRLYNAGFRMAGLVHFFDNELAGSMHGEKKGGLTPLGRQTVRRMEQLGMIVDIAHSSHATVAEVLRIAKRPVVSSHGGVQAVCKVNRNLSDAEIRGVAKTGGVVGIGYWDAAICGTEPAKVAEAIAHVRDLVGIDHVGLGSDFDGAVTTGFDTSQLIYVTQALVDRGFTPEEIGKVMGGNVLRVLRAGMVPR; via the coding sequence ATGAAGAAATGGCTGTGGGGCGCACTCGCCCTCATCGTAGTGGCAGTCGCCGCCTTCCTCATCCTCGCCCCCGGCATCGTCGAGCGCGGCATGAACAAGGTCGTCGCGACCAGCCTCCCCAATGTCACCCCCGAGACCCGCAGGCTGCACGCGACCCTTCCGATCGCCGACATGCACGAGGACACGCTGCTGTGGAAACGCGACCTGCTCGACCGCGCCGATCGCGGCCATGTCGACCTGCCCCGGCTGATCGACGGCAATGTCGCGCTCCAGGTCTTCTCCTCGGTCACCAAGACGCCCAAGAACCAGAATTACGACGCCAACAGCGCCGACACCGACAACATCACGCTGCTCACCGTCGCCCAGCTCCAGCCGCCCCGCACCTGGACCTCGCTGCTCGAACGCTCGCTTTACCACGCGCAAAAGCTCGACCGCGCCGCCGCCCGCTCCGGCGGGCAACTCCACGTCATCCGCTCGCCCGGCGAGCTCGACGCGCTGCTGGCCGCACGCGCGGCGGGGCAAAAAGCGGTCGGCGGCCTGCTCTCGATCGAGGGGCTGCACAATATGGAAGGCAAGCTCGACAATCTCGACCGGCTTTACAATGCGGGCTTCCGCATGGCGGGCCTTGTCCATTTCTTCGACAACGAACTCGCCGGATCGATGCATGGCGAGAAGAAGGGCGGGCTGACCCCGCTCGGCCGCCAGACCGTGCGACGGATGGAACAGCTCGGCATGATCGTCGACATCGCCCATTCGAGCCACGCGACCGTCGCCGAGGTGCTCAGGATCGCCAAGCGCCCCGTCGTCTCCAGCCATGGCGGGGTACAGGCGGTGTGCAAGGTCAACCGCAACCTCTCCGACGCCGAGATTCGCGGCGTCGCCAAAACCGGCGGGGTGGTCGGCATCGGCTATTGGGACGCCGCGATCTGCGGCACGGAACCGGCGAAGGTAGCCGAAGCGATCGCGCATGTCCGCGATCTCGTCGGGATCGACCATGTCGGCCTCGGTTCCGACTTCGACGGCGCGGTGACCACCGGCTTCGATACGTCGCAGCTGATCTATGTAACCCAGGCGCTGGTGGATCGCGGCTTCACGCCGGAAGAGATCGGCAAGGTCATGGGCGGCAACGTGCTGCGCGTGCTGCGCGCGGGGATGGTGCCACGCTAA
- a CDS encoding dihydrofolate reductase: MITFHLARADNGVIGVDGDLPWRLPADLRRFKAQTMGKPMVMGRKTFESFPSPLPGRRHIVLTRDPHWHADGAEVVHSVEQALATAGDGEIAVIGGAEIFALFLDRADRVELTEVHVSPKGDAIVPAFGPEWQEIAREDHPTEGERPAYSFVTLTRSP, from the coding sequence CTGATCACCTTCCATCTCGCACGCGCCGATAATGGCGTGATCGGGGTCGATGGCGACCTGCCCTGGCGGCTGCCCGCTGACCTCAGGCGCTTCAAGGCGCAGACCATGGGCAAGCCGATGGTGATGGGCCGCAAGACGTTCGAGAGCTTCCCCAGCCCGCTGCCCGGTCGCCGCCATATTGTGCTGACCCGCGACCCCCACTGGCACGCGGACGGCGCGGAGGTGGTGCATTCGGTCGAACAGGCGCTCGCGACCGCAGGCGATGGCGAAATCGCGGTGATCGGCGGCGCGGAAATCTTTGCGCTGTTCCTCGACCGCGCCGACCGGGTCGAACTGACCGAGGTGCATGTGTCGCCGAAAGGCGACGCGATCGTCCCCGCCTTCGGGCCGGAGTGGCAAGAGATCGCGCGCGAGGATCACCCGACGGAGGGCGAGCGCCCCGCCTATAGCTTCGTCACCCTCACCCGCTCACCCTGA